Proteins from a single region of Tamandua tetradactyla isolate mTamTet1 chromosome 12, mTamTet1.pri, whole genome shotgun sequence:
- the LOC143651604 gene encoding small ribosomal subunit protein eS4, X isoform-like codes for MARGPKKHLKHVAAPKHWMLDKLTGVFAPRPSTGPHKLRECLPLIIFLRNRLKYALTGDEVKKICMQRFIKIDGKVRTDITYPAGFMDVISIDKTGENFRLIYDTKGRFAVHRITPEEAKYKLCKVRKISVGTKGIPHLVTHDARTICYPDPHIKVNNTIQIDLETGKITYFIKFDTGNLCMVTGGANLGRIGVITNRERHPGSFDVVHVKDANGNSFATRLSNIFVIGKGNKSWISLPRGKGIRLTIAEERDKRLAAKQSSG; via the exons ATGGCTCGTGGTCCAAAGAAGCATTTGAAGCATGTAGCAGCTCCAAAGCATTGGATGCTGGACAAACTGACGGGTGTGTTTGCTCCTCGTCCATCCACTGGCCCCCATAAACTGAGAGAGTGTCTCCCTCTCATcattttcttaagaaacagaCTTAAGTACGCCCTAACAGGAGATGAAGTAAAGAAAATCTGTATGCAGCGGTTCATAAAGATTGATGGCAAGGTCCGAACTGATATAACTTATCCTGCTGGCTTTATGGATGTCATTAGCATTGACAAGACAGGAGAGAATTTCCGTCTGATCTATGATACCAAGGGTCGTTTTGCTGTTCATCGTATTACACCTGAGGAGGCCAAGTACAAGTTGTGCAAAGTGAGGAAGATCTCTGTAGGCACAAAAGGAATCCCACATCTGGTGACCCATGATGCTCGTACCATCTGCTACCCTGATCCCCACATCAAGGTGAACAACACCATTCAAATTGATTTGGAGACAGGCAAGATTACCTATTTCATAAAGTTTGATACTGGTAAC CTGTGTATGGTTACTGGAGGTGCTAATCTGGGAAGAATTGGTGTGATCACCAACAGAGAGAGACATCCTGGTTCTTTTGATGTGGTTCACGTGAAAGATGCCAATGGCAACAGCTTTGCCACCCGGCTTTCCAACATTTTTGTTATTGGCAAAGGCAACAAGTCGTGGATTTCTCTTCCCCGAGGAAAAGGTATCCGCCTCACAATTGCTGAAGAGAGAGACAAGAGGCTGGCAGCAAAACAGAGCAGTGGGTGA